One window from the genome of Bacteroidota bacterium encodes:
- a CDS encoding CDP-alcohol phosphatidyltransferase family protein — translation MKNIGKQIPNILSGWRLLSFPLVMYFIFTLQREAFILLLSINLITDILDGLIARVFKLQTNFGARLDSMADMGTYIAAFTAFIYLEWSFVSEKGWAFSMLVFLWILPQVISLIRFHRLPHFHLWSNKFAGYLQGIFIFTYFNWGNSELYFWVMWSVSVLAFLEELIVVLYIQQLRSNLKGIFWMMREQGKIA, via the coding sequence ATGAAAAATATCGGTAAACAAATTCCCAATATCCTCTCAGGCTGGCGGCTGCTTTCGTTTCCGCTGGTGATGTATTTTATTTTTACCCTTCAGCGCGAAGCCTTTATTCTATTACTGAGTATAAATCTGATTACCGATATTCTCGACGGATTGATTGCGCGGGTATTTAAGCTGCAAACAAACTTTGGCGCACGGCTCGATTCTATGGCTGATATGGGGACTTATATCGCCGCATTTACAGCTTTTATTTATCTCGAATGGAGTTTTGTGAGTGAAAAAGGCTGGGCATTTTCAATGCTTGTTTTCCTCTGGATATTGCCACAGGTAATAAGTCTGATCAGGTTTCACCGCCTGCCGCACTTTCATCTCTGGTCGAATAAATTTGCCGGATACCTTCAGGGTATTTTTATTTTTACCTATTTCAACTGGGGAAATTCTGAACTTTATTTCTGGGTGATGTGGAGTGTGAGTGTGCTTGCATTTCTTGAAGAGTTAATTGTGGTATTATACATTCAGCAACTTCGTTCAAATCTGAAGGGAATTTTCTGGATGATGCGTGAACAGGGTAAAATAGCATAA
- a CDS encoding phosphatidate cytidylyltransferase produces the protein MAKSLGLQVEEIMYGFATDFFVKTIIVSFAAGALLIFLILKKRPELKRELWTKYMVYLLVVLLSAAAILTNFELWWLGLICGTGFYEIIRISHNPVTKQNLPQVLLLYLVICGGAFYLTFYVGHYLFWLYALIVLFDGFSQLAGLLFGRHKLAPQISPAKTWEGLAGGFTAILLTLLILPGNLKPEMILSAALLSLLIASGAVAGDLLASKWKRLAGVKDYGSWIPAHGGILDRFDGFIGAAGVLGGVYAILRPFLD, from the coding sequence ATGGCGAAATCACTTGGGCTGCAGGTTGAGGAAATCATGTATGGTTTTGCCACTGATTTCTTCGTGAAAACAATTATCGTCAGCTTTGCCGCAGGGGCATTACTTATTTTTTTGATTCTGAAAAAACGCCCCGAACTGAAGCGGGAACTCTGGACCAAGTACATGGTGTATTTGCTTGTGGTGCTTCTCAGTGCTGCGGCTATACTCACCAATTTCGAACTTTGGTGGCTGGGATTAATTTGCGGAACAGGTTTTTATGAGATCATTCGTATCAGTCATAACCCAGTCACAAAACAAAATCTGCCGCAGGTCTTATTGCTCTATCTGGTGATATGCGGTGGCGCTTTTTATCTCACATTTTATGTTGGCCATTATTTGTTCTGGCTTTACGCGCTAATCGTGTTGTTTGACGGGTTTAGCCAGCTTGCCGGACTCTTATTTGGCAGGCATAAACTCGCTCCGCAGATAAGTCCGGCAAAAACATGGGAAGGTCTGGCGGGAGGCTTTACAGCCATTTTGCTCACGCTGTTAATCCTGCCGGGAAATTTAAAGCCGGAAATGATTTTGAGTGCCGCATTACTTTCTCTGCTTATCGCATCAGGAGCAGTTGCGGGCGATTTGCTGGCTTCAAAATGGAAGCGTTTGGCAGGAGTTAAGGATTACGGCAGCTGGATTCCCGCACACGGAGGTATCCTTGATCGGTTTGATGGTTTTATTGGAGCGGCCGGGGTGTTGGGGGGCGTGTATGCAATTTTACGTCCGTTTCTCGATTAG
- a CDS encoding K+ channel, inward rectifier has translation MRINRRNNAISNDLGFGTKNTAARNLNKDGSFNVNRIGLPRFKTYELYNTLVFMSWGKLLFLIFTIYFVVNIIFAGIYVLIGVEHLAGIEGTTPLARFFDAFFFSSQTLTTLGYGRISPTGTLASTVAAIESMIGLLGFAMATGLLYGRFSKPKANILYSTHAIIAPYRETQRGLMFRMTNKRSNQLIEVEVDVTMAMVEPGAGNRSFYQLNLERKKINLFPLSWTLVHPIDENSPLYGMSEQEIVDQQVELFILVKAFDDSFSQTVYSRTSYQGREIILGAKFIPMFSLQSDGSTQIDMRLIDAIEHVELPPLAQPVPELAAAEDPTV, from the coding sequence ACCTCGGTTTTGGCACCAAAAACACCGCTGCCCGGAATTTAAATAAAGATGGTTCCTTTAACGTAAACCGCATCGGGTTGCCCCGCTTCAAAACCTATGAACTGTACAACACGCTCGTGTTCATGTCGTGGGGCAAACTGCTTTTTCTCATCTTCACAATCTATTTTGTTGTCAATATCATCTTTGCCGGAATATATGTATTGATTGGCGTTGAGCATCTTGCCGGAATTGAAGGCACAACCCCGCTGGCGCGTTTTTTTGATGCTTTTTTCTTCAGTTCGCAAACACTTACCACACTGGGCTACGGAAGAATAAGCCCTACAGGTACACTTGCAAGTACGGTGGCGGCAATTGAATCAATGATTGGTCTTTTGGGATTTGCCATGGCCACGGGTTTGCTCTACGGACGTTTCTCAAAACCAAAAGCAAATATTCTTTACAGCACACACGCCATAATTGCGCCCTACCGCGAAACACAGCGTGGCCTCATGTTTCGTATGACCAACAAACGAAGCAACCAGCTTATTGAGGTGGAGGTGGATGTAACCATGGCAATGGTTGAACCCGGTGCGGGCAACCGATCTTTTTATCAGCTCAATCTCGAACGAAAAAAAATTAACCTTTTCCCCCTGAGCTGGACACTGGTTCATCCTATTGATGAAAACAGCCCGCTTTACGGCATGTCTGAACAGGAAATTGTTGATCAGCAGGTAGAGTTGTTTATTCTCGTGAAAGCGTTCGACGATTCGTTTTCGCAAACGGTGTACAGCCGTACCTCTTATCAGGGCAGAGAAATTATCTTGGGCGCAAAATTCATTCCCATGTTTTCGCTTCAATCCGACGGAAGCACCCAAATTGATATGCGCCTGATTGATGCTATTGAACATGTAGAACTGCCGCCGCTTGCCCAACCTGTACCCGAACTTGCAGCGGCTGAAGATCCCACTGTATAG